One Leuconostoc mesenteroides subsp. mesenteroides ATCC 8293 genomic window, GATATCTTTAACAGATTTAAAAAAACAAAAATTTAGTCTTTTCAATGATAAATTCCACGATGAAATTTTCGAAAGATTACAATTTCAATGTGGACCGTTATCACTTGTGTTAAGAGTCGATGATGCTTGGGCAATGAACCAAGCAATAATTAATTTAAACACCGTCTGTTTTGGTAGAATTGTTCAAGGGAATTTATCTAGTAATACAGATTTTTCGAAGCTTAAGATCATTCATATTGGTCATGTTTTTGATGATGATTTCAAGCTCGGTTGGTTAACTAATCCAAATTATATGATATCCGAGAAAGCCCAAGAATTACTGAGAGATATTACTGCAGAAGTAAAAAAAGATGCTCAATAAAGAGCATCTTTTTAAGTTAAATTTATTTTGTTCCGTCGTGAGTTACAGCGTCGCCTAGTTTAACATCTGTGAGCGTTTTAAGATAGTCTATGCCAGGCATATCGAAATATGCTGTGTTTGCAAGTAGATCAATCAATCCTGGTGTTAGATGTGATTCTTTCACTGATTCTTCGTTGAATTCTAAGAAAATATGGTCAGCTTGACCGTTTTTGATTTTATAACCAATTTGGTTGTCAATTAAAGTGGGGCGTCCTAAACTTACAATATCAACATATTGCAGAGCATCCTTCATTTTCTCAACTGTGTGGATACCGCCAGCAATCATCAGAAGAGCTGGCTTTTTTACTCGTTCTCCGAGTAGTTGTGCATAGTTTTTATCAGAATCGGTTGGTGTCGCAGTATAATCATTTGTCGAAAGGTGGACATAGTCAAATTCAAAATTTTCGGTCAATTGGTTAACTAGTAATTGAGCTTCGTGCCATGTATAGCCGATATTATCTTCGTGAACCTCTTCGGGGCTAATTCGATAACCGATAATAAAGTCTTTTGGGGCATTTTCCTTGGCTACCTTGAATACTTCTCGTGCGACTTCGAGGGCAAAATTCATCCGTTTTTCAAGACTACCGCCCCAAAAGTCAGTGCGAACATTAGAATAAGCAGAAAAAAATTCTTGATGCAAATAGTGATTTGCTCCGTGAATTTCGATGCCATCAAAGCCACTAGCAATTGCACGTTTTGTTGCGGTACCGAAATCTTTTACAATTTGCCAGACTTCATCTTCGGACAACTCGTGTAAAGGATAATTAATCCATGGAAAATCAATGTTTGAAGGTACCTCTACTTGTCCGCCGAGCGCATAGCGATACTGTGCCTCACGTCCAGAATGGACTAGTTGAAGGATAGCTTTATTACCATCTTTTTTTAATTTCTCAGTAATTTTTTTAAATCCTGGGACAAAACTATCGTCATAAATTGCTAATTGTTCACGGTCGGGTGCCCAAGAACGTGATGGACCGCCATTAGGACTGACGCTCGTGTACTCAACAATTACCATACCAGCTGATTGTGAACGGGCATTATAGTAATTGATTGTGTCTTGTGTTACTTTTTCATTTAAGCCACTATTTGTCAGCATAGGTGACTGAGCAGTCCTAGTATCTATTGTTGCGCCATGCCGAAAAGTTACCTTGTCTATTAAGTTTTTCATTATAAGAGCCTCCGTTTCATAAACAAAGTATAACATTTCACAAACTTTTCGGAATTTCTGAAAAATGAATGGATCGTCAACTTTTATTGAACACAACAGAATTTGAACGTGATGTGATGCCTAATAATATATTCATTTTATATTATTCTACATTAAAAAAATGGCTTCACCATATGAAAATAAAGCTTTTTCAATTTTAAAATAATTATGCTTCATTCGATGGATTATGTCATTCGTTCATAAATAATCCAAGCGATTAAGTATGTTAAAAACACAAGAGTCAGCATATTTGTTAACATTACAATAATAAAAATGCTTATACTTGTGATGTTTGTACTTATTGATAGACTGCGGTGAAAGTAATATGGATTGTATCATTGCAAATGCTATCAGCGGGGTAGTAACAATATTGCCTGTTTGCTCAAAAATAATTTTTTTCATGTTTGATTTTCCTCATTAATAGTGAATAGATCAGTCAGTGGTGTTTTCAGTGCTTGTGCTAACTGGAAGGCCAATATCAAAGAAGGTGTATAGTTTCCTTTTCTATAGAAACAATAGTTCGCCTTGAAACACCAATTTATTTTGCTAGAGATTCTTGCGTCAAATGAAGCGATTTTCTAACGGGTTGAACATTGTTATTAATTTTCATTGGAGGCCTCGCAATATTGATGAGCAATCTACTTCACTTTTAAATGTAATCACAACATGTAATTATCACAAAAATGCTTGCCATGTCTCTCAGTATTTGGTATACTATTATAGTTGTTTGAGATATGGGAGTGTAGCGAAGTCTGGCTAAACGCGACGGACTGTAACTCCGTTCCTTCGGGTTCGTAGGTTCGAATCCTACCGCTCCCATTGCCGATAAAAGCTAACGGCAAAATAAATTAGCTATTGCCCCTTCGCCAAGTGGTAAGGCATCGGTTTTTGGTACCGACATGCGCTGGTTCGAATCCAGCAGGGGCAACTATTAAAGGAATCCTTCGGGATTCCTTTTTTTGTATAAAATAAATTTTCAACACAAAGAAAAAGCTATACAATTAAGTATAGCTTTTGTTATAGTGCAGCTAGCGGGAGTCGAACCCGCACGCCCTAAACGGGCACAGGATCCTTAATCCTGCGCGTCTGCCAATTCCGCCACAGCTGCAAATATGAATTGACAACTATATAATTATACCCATTAAATCTAATCTCGTCAATAGATATTCAATGACAGCGAGCGTGTAATGTTTGATAGAATAGAAGTAATGGAGAAAACACATGAGATTTTTTAATCGAAAAAAAACAGAAGTAATCACACCAGAAATACAGGCCCATAATGAAGCTTTACAAAATGAAAATGATGATTTATTAGATCAGATTGAAGCTTTGAAATTAGATGTTTCAGAACTGAAATCGGAAAACCAACATTTGACCGAACGCCTTTCACGTAGTAAGTACCAGCAAAAGTTAACTAAAACAGGTGGCGGACTGGCCGTTTTGTTTATTAGCTACATGTTGCTATCCTTGCTGGGTGAACCTTCTCGTTATATGATTTGGTTATTATTAATTGAGGCGGTCTTTATTTTTATGATGCTTAGAGGAGACGAAAAATGAGTCAACATAATGCTTCACGTATACCTTTTGTAGTTGCAAATTGGAAAATTAATAAGTTGCACGCTGATGTTGCAGAATTTTTGGACAAGGTGAACGGTAAGGTGCCTGCTGAAAATGTTGTGGAAACAGGTATTGCGGCACAAGATTTATTCTTGTCAGACATGGTTCGAGCTACAGCACAGTCACCCATACATATTGTCGCAGAAAATGTTCATTGGGAAGACAGTGGAGCTTACACAGGCGAAACATCACCAAAAGCATTGAAAGATATTGGCGCCAAATATGTTTTAATTGGGCATTTTGAACGTCGAAAGTTTTTTAATGAGACTGATTCAACAGTTAATTTGAAAGTCACTGCTGCACTTAGAAATGGCTTACGCCCAATTATCGATGTCGATGAGGATATGAGTACCTATGCCCAGTTTATGGACGCGGAACCCTCAGTGGCTCAAGTGGCTGCCGCGTTGGCAGGCGTCTCTGTTGACCAAATCCGCAACGTTACACTTGCGTATGAGCCCACATGGGCAATTGGATCAGGTGAGGCCGCAAGTGCGGTCCAAGCGCAAAAAGCAGCTCATCTGATACGTCAGACGCTGGCCAAGTTATATTCACCTGTTATTGCTGAACAAGTTCGCGTTTTATATGGCGGATCGGTGACACCAGACAACGCTCGCGAAATAATGTTGCAAAAAGATATAGATGGTGTGTTGGTTGGCACATCCGCTCTTGATCCAGAAAAGTTTCTACAACTTGTTGCCATTGCGCAAGATCCAGAAGTCCCAGAATTTAATATTGAGAATACTTAAAAAGCAGTGCCCTAAAAGGGTGAACTCAATAGTTGTTGCACATTACTTTGCTTTATGTATTGAGGAAATTTTTGGCTATGACTCTTACCCTGTGATATAATATACATGGTATATAACCGAAAACCAAAGGAGAATTAAAACATGTCTTTAATCACTGATATTATCGCACGCGAAGTCCTTGACTCACGTGGAAACCCTACACTTGAAGCTGAAGTTATCACAGAATTGGGTGGCTTTGGTCGTGGAATGGTCCCTTCAGGTGCATCAACAGGTGAACACGAAGCTGTTGAATTGCGTGATGGAGACAAGTCACGTTTTGGTGGTAAGGGAACAACAAAGGCTGTTGCCAATGTTAACGATGCTATCGCTAAGGCTTTGGTTGGTAAGTTCGACGTAACTGACCAACGTGCAATCGATCAAGCTATGATCGAACTCGACGGTACAGAAAACAAGGGTAACTTGGGTGCAAACGCTATTTTGGCTGTTTCAATCGCTGCTGCCCGTGCTGCTGCTGACGAATTAGGTGTACCTTTGTTCTCATACTTGGGTGGTGCAAATTCATACGTATTGCCAACACCTATGATGAACGTTATCAATGGTGGTGCTCACTCAGCAAACAAGGTTGACTTCCAAGAATTCATGATTATGCCTGTTGGCGCACCAACAGTTAAGGAAGCAATTCGTTATGGTTCAGAAACTTTCCACGCTTTGAAGAAGTTATTAGAAGCTGATGGTAAGGCAACTTCAGTTGGTGATGAAGGTGGATTTGCTCCTGACTTCGCTGATAACGAAGAACCTTTGAAATATTTGATCCGTGCGATTGAAGCCGCTGGTTATAAGCCTGGTAAGGATATCGCAATCGCTGTTGATGTTGCTTCATCAGAATTGTATGATGCAGAAACAAAGACATACAAGTTGCGTTGGTCAACTGGAGAAGAATTCACAACACCTGAATTTATCAAGTATCTTGAAGATTTGGCAGATCGTTACCCAATCATTTCAATCGAAGATCCTATCGACGAAAACGAATGGGAAGACTGGGCTGCAATTACAGCCGAATTGGGCAAGAAGGTTCAATTAGTTGGTGATGACTTCTTCGTTACTAACACACAATACCTTGAAAAGGGTATCAACATGGGTGCTGCTAACTCAATCTTGATCAAAGTTAACCAAATTGGTACTTTGACAGAAACTTTCGAAGCTATTGAAATGGCTAAGGAAGCTGGTTACACGGCTATCGTTTCTCACCGTTCAGGTGAAACAGAAGACACAACAATTTCTGACTTGGTTGTTGCTACAAACGCTGGCCAAATCAAGACAGGCTCATTGTCACGTACTGACCGTATCGCTAAGTACAACCAATTGATCCGTATCGAAGAATTGTTGGACACAACTGCTAAGTATAAGGGTATCCATTCATTCTATAACTTGTCAGCTGCTGCCCGCGAAGTTATTGAAAACAAGTAAAAAAAAACTAAATCGGCCGTTTGGTCGTTTTTTTTTATATGAAATGATTAAAAACTATTTTGTCTTGCAAATATAAGTGAAAAAGGAGCAAGCACAATGGATGATTTGAAACGTTGCTCCTGGGTAGATAATTATCCAGATTCCAATATTATGACAACTTATCATGATGCAGAGTGGGGACAACCTAACCAATATAGTGACGAAAAGTTATTTGAACTGTTGACTTTAGAAGTGTTTCAAGCTGGGTTAAGCTGGGAGACCTCGTTAAAAAGACGTTCAGGGATGAACACTGCATTCCTCTCCTTTGATATTGATTTAGTGTCTAAAATGACAAACGAGGACATTGAACGATTAAAAAACAATCCTAATATTATTAGCAATAAACTAAAAATTACATCAACTATTCACAATGCACGAGTCATTAGACAGATTCGTCAGCAGAGGGGGAGTTTTTTTGACTATATGTGGTCGTTCACTGATGGTCAGATTATCAATCACCATATTACCAGTGGGGATGAAATTCCCAGTCAAAATGAATTATCGCAACAGATAACGAAGGACATGAAGAAACAAGGGTTTAAATTTATCGGACCGGTAATTGTGTATTCTTACCTGCAAGCAATAGGCATCATCAATGATCATGAACAGTGTTGTAGTTTTAATCCAGACAATGCAAGATTATAAGTATAATGTAGTCATATTTTTTCTAATACAATCCTAATATTAAATGTGATAAACTACCCTTAGAGGGCTCAATCTATGGCAAAATTACAGGGTGTTATTCTTTTAAACACTGATGCTGCTGCATTGCAAATTGTTGACAGTCGTGGGCGTCAAATTGAGCATGTTAAGCGCGAATATAGCGAAAAAAATTTACCATTAGCTAGTTTTTCTGCTGAAGTGATGCAGCGTGCATTATCACAGCTACAACGATTCCAACAACTTCTTCGTGATTATGGTGTAGAAGATGTGCGTTTGTACGGTAGTGAAAACTTGTCCAAGATGCTGAATGCTATTTATTTTGTCGATCAAGTAGAAAATGTAACGGGCCTTGAATTACTTTGGCTAAATGCCAATCAAGAAAATTATTATCGGCAGTTGGCCTTGCGCGTTCATGATGAAAAAATTTTAAATGAACGGTACGCATTTGTACTAGGTGTTAGCTCTACAAGAATAGACTTATCCTATTTTGAAAATAATCAGTTTAAATTCTCGCAGCATTCAGCCATTGGACCAGTGCGATTAACACAGTCCATCAGAGATATGGCTGCAGAAATTACTGAAATACCAGATTTAATACCAGAATTTATTGATAGTAAATTAGCAGATTTTTGGCATATGTTACCGCCTGTTCAAGCAACTGATACAATTATTTTGCTTGGGGCCGATGTATTAAATCAGCTGTTTTTAAATAAAAAGCCCAAAACTACAATTCATAAATCAGAGCTGCAATCATTAATTCATAGTTTTAATCAGATGAACAAACAAGCTATTGCTGAGCAATATAGCATTGATTTGAATGATATTTGGATGGTCTTCATGGAAGCTGTGTTGGTTGTCGAAGTGATGTCAGCTGTTGGTGCTAGTAATTTACATATGAGTAGCTTGACAGTCTTAGATGGGCTGGTCGTTAAAGACAACAATGCACAAAATGATATCATTACTGCCGCACGTGGTATTGCAGATAGATATATGGTTGAAGAGAAGCATCGAGAGTTGGTTCTGAGATATGCTTGGCGACTATTTGATCGTTTAAAAAGAATTCATCGATTGAGTGCGCGTGACCGGCTCTTATTAGGTGTCGCTGCTTTGACGCACGACGTTGGTAGTTTTATTAATTCTCAGAAGCATTATCAATATTCTGAAGAAATTTTAGAAGGAATTGATTTTCATGGATTATCAACCTCTGAGCAACGAATGATTGCGTCAATTGCACGGTATCATAGCGCTGAAACTCCTGATAATGCACTGCGATCAACGCAAGAGTTTTCCCCAAGACAACGTATGCGCATTGCTAAAATGGCCGCATTATTACGCTTGGCGGATGCCCTTGATGATAGCCGATTACAAAAAATTAGTAAATTAACTGTGTCTATCGGTACAGAAAAAATTACAGTAATCGGACAATCTGCCGCGGATTTGCAATTGGAAATGTATATATTTGCACAAAAAGCGCATTTTTTTGAGGCTGTGTTTGGATTGCCCATTGTATTGAAACGTCAGGGGAAAAGGAGCTGAAAAGCACTATGACAGATCTGAAACAACACAAATATTATGTTAATCGTGAAATGAGTTGGTTAGCTTTTAATAAACGTGTGCTTGAAGAAGGGCGCGATACACAAAATCCTATCCTAGAGCGCGCTAATTTTTTGGCGATTACACAAAAAAACATGGATGAATGGTTCATGGTTCGTGTGGCAAGCTTACAACAACAAATGTTTGTAGGTCACGATAAGGTGGATGCATCTGGTTTATCGCCCAAACAACAGCTAATTAAAATTTCTGCCGCTGCAGGAGAACAAATTAAAAACCAGTACCAAGTATTAAATCGTAGTATTATTCCGACCATGAAAAAGTTAGGTTTTTCATTGGTCCATAAAAATGATTTGACGAATGCACAAGTTAACTTTTTAAAGAAATTTTTTGAGAAGGAGTTACGTCCAGTCTTAACGCCGATGGCGATTGATAGTACACGACCATTTCCTTTTTTGGCAAATGATACGTTAAATATTGGTGTTCGTCTGAAAAAAAACGACGAAAAATCTGAAAAATATATTGCAGTATTACAGGTTCCAGAAACCTCTGGACGAGTAATCGCACTACCAGAAGAAAATCAAGTGATTTTAGTAGAAGATGTTGTGCAACTATTTTTAGATGCGCTTTTTCCAGGTTATACCATTAAAGAATCAAATGTTTTTCATATTTTACGTGATATGGAATTAGATGTTGCTGATGATGAAGATACGCCCAATATTTTGCAAGAAGTACAAAGTAAATTGCAAGAACGGGAGCGTGGACGAGTTATCCGTGTGATTGTAAGTGCGAACACGGGTAAAATGTTGATGACCCAACTCATCAAAGCCTTACAGGTCCCTGATGATAGAATTTATGAAGTGAGTGGTCCGATTGATTTAACATTCATCAGTTCATGGTTGAAAGTAATTGATGCACCTACACTAGAATATACATCATTTCATGGGTACGAAAATCCCGACTTGACCGCTGATAAAATATTTGAAAGTATACGAAAACGCGATTATCTGTTGCATCACCCCTATGATTCATTTAAGCCAGTAGTTCAGTTTATTCAAACAGCTGCTATAGATGATGATGTGCTAGCCATTAAAATGACTCTATACCGTGTATCCGGCAATTCACCAATTATTAAGGCACTCTCTGATGCTGCTCAACGTGGCAAGCAGGTAACGGTATTGCTTGAAATCAAGGCACGCTTTGACGAGGAAAATAATGTCCATTGGGCGCGTGAATTAGAGCAAAAGGGCGTCCATGTGGTCTATGGACTTCGTGGACTAAAAGTGCATGCTAAAATGGCCATGGTAGTGCGACGGGAAAGTGATACTATTCGTCGATATGTCCATCTCGCTACTGGAAACTATAATGATGTTACAGCGAATTTTTATACGGATCTTGGATTGCTAACAGTGGATAGCGAATTAGGTGCAGATGTGGCTTCGATTTTTAATATTCTAACGGGTTACTCTGATCCGAGTTTTTTTCATCAACTGCATATGTCACCTAATGGCATTCGTGAGTTTATTTATGAAAAAATAAACGTCGAAATTAAGAATGCTAAGGCAGGAAAACCATCCGGTATTAAGATGAAATTCAATTCGTTATCTGATGAACGAATGATTCGTCATTTGTATGAAGCAAGTGAAGCCGGTGTACCAGTAGAATTGATAGTTCGAGGAATTACAATGCTCAAGGTTGGTATTCCAAAAGTCAGTGAAACGATAGCTGTGCATTCAATTGTTGGCCGTTTTTTGGAACATAGTCGGGTGTTCATCTTTCATAATGATGATAGTCCACAAGTTTATTTATCTTCTGCAGATTTAATGACAAGAAACTTAGATCGACGTGTTGAATTGTTATTCCCAATTCGCAATGCTGGTTTGTCTCAACAGGTGATTAATATTTTTGAAATCATGTGGGCAGATAATGTTAAAACACGTGTCTTACAACCAGATGGATCGTTTGATAAAATTGATCGTAGAGGCTTATCCTCTGTTAACGCACAAGAAATGTTTATAGCTGAATCTATGGTCAAACAAATTGAGTTAAAGCAACAACAGGACCGAGAAAATACGCAAAAAGAATTTGAGCCAATCAACAACCCGTTTATAGGAGGTGAATCATGACTGTTATAGCAGTAATAGATTTAGGATCGAACTCAGTACGGATGACAATTAGTAGATATCATCAAGATGGTCATTATGAAGTAGTGAATAGATTACAAGAGATGGTACGCCTCTCTGAAGGAATGGGTGAAAATAAAGTTTTACAACCTGAGGCTATTAAACGTACGATGAACGCCTTGAAGAATTTCAAGGAAACGCTGGACAAGTATCCAAAAGCGAAAATAAGAGCAGTGGCCACTGCAGCTGTCCGACAAGCAACAAACCAAATGGCATTTTTGACGGAATTTGAAGAAACAATGGGTTTCACGCTGCAAGTACTAACAGGTGAAGAAGAGGCACACTATGATTACGTTGGTATTGTTAATACACTAAACATAAACGATGCCTTAATTTTGGATACTGGTGGTGCCTCTGCAGAATTGATTTTAGTTCGAAACAAAGAATCAGTTCACGAAATAAGTCTGCCTATTGGCGCAGTGACGATTAGCGAAATGTTTCTTGAGAAGGATGTTATTAATGCGGATTCTTTGTTTCAAGCAACTGTAGCCTTAAGGCAAATGTTTGGAGATGTTTCTTGGCTCAGTGATGCCATGCATTTGCCGTTGGTGGCATTGGGTGGTAGCAATCGTACTTTAGCTAAAATTTCTCGACGTCAGCGAAAAATCACTGATATGCCAATTCATGGATACCATCTGAGTAAGCAAGATGCAACAGATATATATCAAAAGATATTAAGTAAAAATCTAGTTGAACGACAGAAAATGGCTGGCTTAGCCAAGGATCGTGGTGACATTATTGTCGGTGGCTTATTGCCGTTGGTAGAACTGCTGCTTTTTCTAGGCGGACAGCAGGTCATATTCTCACAAGCTGGTCTGCGGGAAGGTATTTTATTTGAAACGATTAGGCAAGAGACAGGGCAACATGTTATTGCGCCAGAACCCGCTTCAATGACGATAGACTAATAAAAAACAGCCAATATGATTATTGGCTGTTTTTTATTTATTTAATGATCCACCCGGGAGTCGAACCCGGATTTCAAGAACCGGAATCTTGCGTGCGATCCATTACACTAGCGGATCATAACTATTCAATTATAGCCTATTTTACTGGAATTTCAAAGTAAGTTTCGTCACCAATGTCAAATAATATATGCCCAGAAAACTGGTTCATCAAATCTGATTGAAACTTGGTCAGGTCTTCTTCAGATACTGGGACTACGACGTGAACATTTGTATCATACTGTGTGTCTATTATTTGATAATTATGGCTGTTTAGCCAATAATTTAATGTTTCGCCATGCTTATAATCAATGCTGATAGTAATTTGTAGACGTGTTAGTCGTTCCACAAAGTCAATTGACTCAAGTCCTTCAGCAATCGTGCCAGCGTAAGCACGGATCAGTCCGCCTGCCCCTAATTTAATACCACCAAAATAGCGAGTTACTACTGCAACAACATCATGTAGATCATTTTTTTGTAAGACCTCTAGCATTGGTATGCCAGCCGTACCACTCGGTTCACCATTATCACTATAGCGCTTAATGCTATCATTGTCACCTAAGACATAAGCAAAAACATTATGGCTGGCTTTATAGTGGATTTTATTTATTTTTTCTATAAAATCTCGAGCGTCATTTTCGGAAGTAATACGTGCCATGTTTAAAATGAAACGTGATTTTTTAATTTCTTTTTCCCATGTGAATGCTGTGGGCTTAATTGTGAAATATTTTACCATATAACGTATTATACAGCATGAATGATGAATATTTCTATGGTCGTCAAATTGTCCAACCAAAAGTGGAAACAACGACTAAACATATTATTGAACCTTTTATTGGGAAGAAGTGCCAACGGTGCGGACAGAAGAATACCGAGGAATTGCCTAACCAACATTATTACTGTAACGCTTGTTTGATATTAGGGCGAGTTAGTTCTCTTGATAATTTAGTTTCGTTACCGGAACCAAATCAATTTTCTGGTACTGCTAAAATGACATGGCAAGGTGAATTGACGCAACAACAGGAAAAAGTTAGCAATGAACTATTGGTGACTTTGTTTCAAAAAGGGGAACATTTAGTGTGGGCGGTTACTGGTGCGGGTAAAACTGAAATGTTATTCCCGGTTATCCACAAAGCATTGTGTCAAAGACTACGTGTAGCGATTGTTTCACCACGCGTAGATGTCATTGTGGAGTTAGCACCACGAATTCAGTCGGCATTTGAAGAAACTGAGCTAATGATATTACATGGCAACCAAAAAGAAAACTATCGATATACACAGTTAGTTTTAGCGACCACACATCAGATGTTGCGGTTTTATCATGCTTTCGATCTTGTTATTGTCGATGAAGTTGATAGTTTTCCGTTTGCAGGGGATGCCATGCTGGCTTATGCGGTGAATAAAGCCCGAAAGGAGAACAGTGCTTTAATTTATTTAACTGCGACACCAACACTAGCAATGCGAAAAAAAGCAGGTAAAAAATTACCGACCTCTTATTTGCCATTAAGATTTCACCAGCATGTCTTACCTGAAATAAAAGTAAGATTAGTTAGCAACTGGCGTAAAAGGCTACCGAACGTCATCAAAAAACAAATTATTCAGCTCATTACATCTAAACAACGATTTTTAATTTTTGTGCCAAAAGTCTCTGATTTAAAACCGCTACATCAAAAATTGCATCAATTATTTCCAAGTGTACAAAGTGATTACGTACATGCAGCTGATCCATTTCGACAAGAAAAAGTTAAAAAAATGCGTGACGAAAAGTTACAGTATTTAATTACGACTACAATATTAGAAAGAGGGGTTACTTTCCCAAGAATCGACGTATTAATTATAGGAGCAGACGATAAAACATTTAGTGAAAATGCGCTAGTCCAAATTGCAGG contains:
- a CDS encoding YigZ family protein translates to MVKYFTIKPTAFTWEKEIKKSRFILNMARITSENDARDFIEKINKIHYKASHNVFAYVLGDNDSIKRYSDNGEPSGTAGIPMLEVLQKNDLHDVVAVVTRYFGGIKLGAGGLIRAYAGTIAEGLESIDFVERLTRLQITISIDYKHGETLNYWLNSHNYQIIDTQYDTNVHVVVPVSEEDLTKFQSDLMNQFSGHILFDIGDETYFEIPVK
- a CDS encoding DEAD/DEAH box helicase, whose amino-acid sequence is MNDEYFYGRQIVQPKVETTTKHIIEPFIGKKCQRCGQKNTEELPNQHYYCNACLILGRVSSLDNLVSLPEPNQFSGTAKMTWQGELTQQQEKVSNELLVTLFQKGEHLVWAVTGAGKTEMLFPVIHKALCQRLRVAIVSPRVDVIVELAPRIQSAFEETELMILHGNQKENYRYTQLVLATTHQMLRFYHAFDLVIVDEVDSFPFAGDAMLAYAVNKARKENSALIYLTATPTLAMRKKAGKKLPTSYLPLRFHQHVLPEIKVRLVSNWRKRLPNVIKKQIIQLITSKQRFLIFVPKVSDLKPLHQKLHQLFPSVQSDYVHAADPFRQEKVKKMRDEKLQYLITTTILERGVTFPRIDVLIIGADDKTFSENALVQIAGRVGRSADRPTGLVQAYVQHINLKVRAAQKQIIMMNRRGEKLKRRMDN